Within the Flavobacterium sp. CG_23.5 genome, the region ATCGATGTTGGAATTCCGCAATCGGCTGGTTAGGTTTTGAATGATGATGGCCGCTGAAACCGAGATATTCAGACTCTCTGTAAAACCGACCATCGGAATTTTCAAGAAACCATCAGCACGTTGCAAAATTTCTTCAGATAATCCGTCTCTTTCTGTTCCAAAAAATAAAGCACTTGGTTTTGTAATATCAAAATCATCCATCAAACAATCATTCTCGTGAGGTGTAGTGGCAATGATTTGGTACCCTTTATTTTTTAAAGTATCCACACAGTTCGTAATACTGTCGAAGGTATTGATGTCGACCCATTTTTGAGCGCCCATCGCAATTTCCTTGTCGATACTTTTGCCATACCGCTGCTCGATCACATTCAATTCCTGAATTCCAAAGATCTCACAACTGCGCATCACCGCACTAGTATTGTGCATTTGAAAAATATCTTCAACGGCAATGGTAAAATGATTGGTTCTATTTTCCAATACTTTTAGAAATTTTTCTTTTCGGTTATCAGTCAGGATATTTTCAAGAAAATTAAGATAATCAATATCAATCATTGGAATATATTTTTTTGGCAAAAATACTAAAAAAGAGTAGCTTTATTTTCTACTAAATTCTAAAAATATAGGTTCAGATAATTATTCTATTAAGCAGAAAAATTTAAACACAAATTTCACTAATTCACACTAATTAATTCGTGGAAATTAGTGAAATTTGTGTTTGAAAATAAAACCAATGAAAAAGAAACTAGTCGTTTTAACAGGAGCAGGAATCAGTGCCGAAAGTGGTATCAAAACCTTTCGCGACAGCGATGGACTTTGGGAAGGTCATAACGTCATGGATGTCGCCACACCTGAAGGTTGGTATAAAAATCCCGCGTTGGTTCTTGATTTTTATAACAAAAGAAGACAACAACTTAAGGAAGTAGAACCTAATTTAGGGCACCAAATCCTGGCCGAATTAGAGAAGGAATTCGACGTTTATGTAATCACCCAAAATGTAGATGATTTGCATGAACGTGCAGGCAGTACTAATGTATTGCATCTTCATGGCGAGTTATTGAAAGTCAGAAGTTCAATAAACTCAGATTATATTTTGGATTGGTCAGATGATTTGAATTTTGGTGATTTAGATGAAAACAATAATCAATTGCGTCCGCATATTGTTTGGTTTGGCGAGGATGTTCCAGCGCTAGATGAAGCGATCACCATCACTCAAAGCGCAGATTATTTTGCAGTCATTGGAACATCTTTGCAAGTGTATCCTGCGGCTGGACTCATTGATTTTACACCTCGTGAAACGCCCATTTTTTATATTGATCCAAAACCCATAAAGATTCCAAACCTTCGAAATCCATTGGAAGTCATTCCAGAAGTAGCCTCAAAAGGAGTTGAAATCATGAGAAATAAATTGCAAAATCAATTGCAATGACAAAAACAATTGCAAAATCAATGGCAAATCAATAGCGATGAAAAAAATAGTTTTAATAAAGAATTCCTTCAAAAAATCTAAACTTATAACTCATAACTTATAACTTATAACTATTTTTGTGCTTCTCGAACAAACAACACTAAAATGACTACTTTAAACGAATTGAATGCTATATCACCAATCGACGGAAGATATAGAAACAAGACTATTTCGCTGGCTCCATTTTTCTCTGAAGAAGCCTTAATCAAATACCGCGTATTAGTTGAAATTGAATATTTTATTGCTTTGTGCGAAGTGCCTTTGCCACAACTTAAAAACGTAAACCCAGATTTATTCGAAAGCTTGCGCAACATTTATAAAAACTTCTCTACTGAAGATGCGCTTTGGATCAAAGAAACGGAGAAAGTGACCAACCACGATGTAAAAGCGGTGGAATACTTCATCAAAGATGCTTTTGAAAAACTAGGTTTATCTGAATATAAAGAGTTTATCCACTTTGGATTGACTTCTCAAGATATTAATAACACAGCGATTCCGCTTTCTACAAAAGACGCTTTCGAGAAAGTATATATGCCTTCATTGATTACTTTGACTTCAAAATTGAAAGATTTAAGTGTTGAATGGGCGGCCATCCCAATGCTGGCTCGTACGCATGGTCAACCGGCTTCTCCTACTCGTTTGGGTAAAGAAATTGGTGTTTTTGTAGAACGTTTAGAAGAGCAAATGCGTTTGTTATTCAACATTCCATTTGCAGCCAAATTTGGCGGAGCAACAGGAAATTACAATGCACATCACGTGGCATATCCGCAAATCGACTGGAGAAAATTTGGAGGGAAATTTGTGGAGGAAAATCTAGGTTTACATCACTCTTTCCCTACTACACAAATTGAACATTACGATCATTTCGCAGCATTTTTTGATGCTTTGAAACGAATTAATACCATCATCATCGATTTAGACCGAGATATTTGGACGTATGTTTCGATGGAATATTTCAAACAAAAAATTAAAGCGGGAGAAATAGGATCTTCAGCGATGCCGCATAAAGTGAACCCGATTGATTTTGAAAATTCAGAAGGAAATTTAGGAATTGCCAATGCGATTTTCGAACATTTATCAGCCAAATTACCGTTGTCAAGATTGCAACGCGATTTGACGGACAGTACGGTTTTGAGAAACATTGGTGTACCAATTGGACACACTTTAATAGCTTTTGAAGCTACTTTGAAAGGATTGAACAAATTGTTATTGAACGAACCTAAATTTCACGAAGATTTAGAGAAAAACTGGGCTGTAGTTGCCGAGGCGATTCAAACGATTTTACGTCGTGAAGGATATCCTAATCCTTACGAAGCGTTGAAGGGATTGACCAGAACCAATGAAGCGATTGATAAAAAAGCAATTCATGGTTTTATCGCTACCTTAGAGGTTTCGGATGAAATTAAAGCAGAATTAATGCAAATCACTCCAAGTAATTTCTTGGGTATTTAATTATATGATATATGAAAACAGGGCTTACTTTTTTGTTGTTATTTTATTTTATTTTTTCATTTTCTCAAAAAAAAATCATTGAAAATTTTGAAATTGAGATTGATAAGGCAAAGGAGCCATCTAGTTTTTCAAATGCTCTTTTGAGAAGTGTGAAATTTGATGAAGCGAAATTAAAATTCATCATGGTCAAATGTAAAATTAAATCACTCGACAAAGATTTCGCTGAAATTAGTGCGTTTTCATTATTAGATACCGTAAACAAAGTTAGATATAGAGTTGGTGATTATTTAGGATATGCTTCTATTGTTGGGTTCCCTGAAGTAAATCCTTATAGGAAAAGTGAATCTAATGATAAAAAATACACTTACAATTCACCAAAATATGATTCAAACGAAATTGATCAATTTGACAAATTTAATTTTGAAGGCTATAAAAATTTCGAAATCCCTATAGAATTTGGTTCAGATAAAAAACCTGATCAAAGTGTAATATATTTTGGAAAAACTGCTTACAAGAATTTTAAAGCTGAAATGTTTTTTATTACTTTGAGAGAAATGAAAGATGCCGTTTTTGAACTATATTACAAAAATAATAAGATTAGTTCTTTTCAAATAGAATAATTTGATAAATTTATTATTTGAATTTATCTAACTTAAAAGGGCGGAAAAATAGATATAAAACACAATCTTAAAGTACAAAGTAATCTTGAAAAAAAATTTACCTCTAATCATATTACTTTGTACTTTTTTTATATTTTCCTTTCAAAGTAAAAAAATTGTCAAATCAAGCAAAGCGGATAATCCTAATGTCACTGCTGGTGTTGCCTTAACATTTGATGATACTTTTGTGAATGAATGGTATGATACTGACAAACAACTTCGTAAATATTCTTGGAAAGCAACTTTTTGTGTTTCTGAAATAAATACACTAAATAGTTCTGAAATAGCTAAATTACTGGCTTTACAAAAAGAAGGAAATGAAATTGCCGGACATGGATTCAATCACTATGATGCAAAAAAGTTTGTTGCTCAATATGGAATTGATGCCTACCTCAATCAAGAAATCGATCCAATGCTGGCTTTGATGAATTTTTATTCTTTAAATGTTACCTCATTTGCCTATCCTTTCGGTTTTAGAAATGCAATAATTGACGCTGCACTTTTAAAAAAATTTAAAATAATCAGGGCAACAACTTATGGTGCAGAAGCTCCTTATGAGCAAAATTGCTACTATAATAACACCAGAGTTTTATACGGCATTGGCATGGATACCACGCATCCTTCTTTTAGCACAGCCTATCTTAAAAAACTTTTAAATTACACTCGAGAACATCATAAAATTCTAATTTTATTTGGTCATAAAACGGTAAATAAAAAAGCACCGGCAAATTATGAAACTGAAATGAAAACATTAAAGTTGATTTGTAACTTTGTGAAACAAAACAACATGAAGTTTTATACTTTATCAGAATTGAGCAAATCAAAATCTTCTCCTTTTCTAAAATAAGGTTGGAATTGTATTATTTATTGAACGAAATTCCATTTCGATGTTCTAGCCCCGACAGTAGTGGAAAGCCTCAAGGGAAAAAAGTTGTTTTTTCTTGTACTGACAGAGCGAACAAAGGAAGCTCTTGCCACTGGAATAGAAAAAAGATTTATGACAAAGGCCCAAACCGTTGGGATGAAACGGATGGCGGGAATAGCTCCTAAATAAAAGCAAAAACTATGGATACGGCAGCAATAGTTACAGAAACGACCCATCACTTACAGCCCTTGATAAGCGATTTAGGATTAATACTTATGACTGCCGGAGTTGCAGTATTGCTGTTTAAAAAAATCAAACAACCGCTGGTTTTGGGGTATTTAATTGCAGGTTTTTTGGCTGGAAATCATTTTGATTTTTTCCCATCGGTGACTGATATTAAAAGTGTTGAAGTTTGGGCAGAAATTGGCGTAATATTTTTGTTGTTCAGTCTTGGTCTAGAATTCAGTTTTAAAAAACTGATGAAAGTCGGTGGAACGGCTTCCATTACTGCAGTTACACAAATTTTTTCGATGACCGTCATAGGTTATTTGGTTGGGCAGTGGATGGATTGGACCAAGATGGATAGTGTTTTTTTAGGCGTGATTCTTTCGATTTCATCGACCACTATTATTCTCAAAACATTTGAAGAATTAGGCGTAAAAGCTCAAAATTTTGCCGGAATCGTTATTGGTTCTCTCATTGTTCAGGATATTGTTGCTATTTTAATGATGGTTTTGCTATCAACTATTGCTGTCAGCAACCAATTTTCGGGAGGTGAATTGATGCAATCAGTCTTAAAACTGGTGTTTTTCTTAACTATTTGGTTTGTTGGAGGCATCTTTTTTATTCCCACTTTGCTCAAAAAAGCAAAACATTTATTATCAGATGAAATGCTGCTTATTATTTCGCTGGCGCTTTGCTTGATGATGGTGATTCTTGCCGCAGATGTGGGGTTTTCTCCAGCCCTAGGTGCGTTTATAATGGGTTCAATAATTGCTGAGACTACACAAGCGGAACACATTGAACATTTAGTAAAACCAGTAAAAGATCTATTTGGGGCCGTTTTCTTTGTGTCTGTCGGAATGCTAATTGATCCTCAAACCTTGTATGAGCATACGATTCCCGTCGTTATTCTATCCCTTATTACTATTTTTGGGCAATCTATAAGTTCGACGGCAGGCGCGTTACTTTCAGGAAAACCGTTGAAAGAATCTGTTCAAACGGGAATGAGTTTATCTCAAATTGGGGAATTCTCCTTTATCATTGCCTCGCTTGGAATGACGCTTCATGTTACGAGTTCGTTCTTGTATCCTATTGACGTTGCGGTTTCGGCGGTGACTACATTCACTACTCCGTTCATGATAAAATTATCGACTCCATTTTCGGAATTCCTGGCGAATAATTTACCGAGAAAATGGACCAAAAACATTGAGCGTTACAGTGCAAATACTCAGGCTATAAAATCAGTAACCAACTGGCAAATTGTATTGCATGCTTACCTGCTGCAAGTTGTCTTGGTGTCGGTAATAATTATTGCTGTAATTTTACTTTCGTCTAAATTTATTTTGCCGTTGGTCCAAGAATATGAATATGGAAATACACTAGGGGCATTTATTACATTGGTATTTCTTTCGCCTTTTTTATGGGCACTTTCCTTGCGTCGTGTGGCTATAAATGAGGTCGAAAAATTAATGTCAGAGCGCAAATACCGTGGTCCTATGGCTATGATGTTTTTATTTAGATTGTTATTGACGACTTTTTTTATAGGTTTTTTATTGAATATATTTTTCTCCCCAAAAATTGCGTTAATTGCATTGATAGGAGCTACGGTTATCTATTTTATTTTCAGTAAAAAATTAAATGCGCAATATCATAAAATTGAGCATCATTTTTTATCCAACTTAAACGCTAGAGAATTAGCAACACCAAAGCGAAGTCAAAGTGATTTATCTCCTTGGGACGGGCATATGGCATTTTTTGATATTTCCGCAAGTTCCAATATTACAGGAAACACTTTATATAAATTACAACTTCGGGAGCTAATGGGAATTAATATTGCCTCTATCAAAAGAGGTGATATCATGATTAACATTCCTAAAAAGAATGATCGTTTATTTCCCGGAGATGAAATATGCGTTATAGGCACGGACACTCAGGTAAAAGAATTCAAAAATTATCTAGACCAGCATGAGACGGAAGTTCCGGATATAACTACTGAACCAGAAATTGTATTGCGCCAAATAGAATTGAAAAACGAATCCTACATCGGAAAAAGCATTCGCGATTCCAAATTGCGAGAAAAAACAAGTGGTTTGGTTGTAGGCATCGAAAAAAAGGGAAAAAGAATCTTAAATCCCGAATCGGATGTTTTGTTAGAGAAAGATGATATACTGTGGATTGTTGGAAATAAAAAATTATTAGCTGATTTAGTTCATAATTAATATATTGAGTCTAAAGACGGATGTCATAAAGTTTTAAAGTCCTTTAAAACTTTATTTAGATTTATGTAATGCACTTGTTTCTTTATAAAAAAAGGTGCATTTTTATGTACACCTTATGATTTTTGACTTTATGACTTTTGACTAATTATCTCGAATAATTCGGGGCTTCTTTCGTAATAGTTACATTATGAGGATGACTTTCGTTGATACCACTTGCAGTGATACGAACAAAACGACCTGTTTCCTGTAAAGTTGGAATATCTTTTGAACCGCAATATCCCATTCCGGCACGAAGACCGCCGATGAATTGTTGCATACTTTCGTTTAATTCTCCTTTATAAGGCACACGCCCGACGATTCCCTCTGGAACTAGTTTCTTTACATCATCTTCCACATCTTGGAAATAACGATCTTTCGATCCTTCTTGCATGGCCTCAACAGAACCCATTCCACGGTAAGATTTGAATTTTCTTCCTTCGAAAATAATAGTTTCTCCCGGAGATTCCATTGTTCCAGCTAGTAAGGAACCTAACATTACACAGTCAGCACCGGCAGCAATAGCTTTCGGTATATCACCAGTGTAACGTATTCCACCATCTGCAATTACCGGAACACCCGATCCTTTAATCGCTGCGGCTACTTCAAGTACAGCAGAAAACTGAGGAAAACCAACACCTGCGACAATACGTGTAGTACATATTGAACCTGGACCAATTCCTACTTTAACACCATCAGCGCCATTTTCAACAAGATATATGGCTGCCTCAGCAGTGGCAATATTACCTACAATAACGTCTAACTCAGGAAATTTAGCTTTTACTAATTTTAGTACATCTACCACTCCTTTTGTATGTCCGTGAGCGGTATCGATTATAACGGCATCAACTCCAGCATTGACCAAAGCCGTTGCTCTTTCCACAGCATCAGCAGTAACGCCTAATGCAGCAGCAACACGCAAACGTCCAAATTTGTCTTTGTTGGCATTTGGTTTTTGGGTCAATTTAGTAATATCTCTAAACGTAATTAAACCTACTAATTTATAATCCGCATTAACAACGGGAAGTTTTTCGATTTTATATCCTTGCAAAACTACTTCCGCTTGTTCCAATGAAGTTCCTTCGGCAACAGTTACCAAGTTTTCACTTGTCATTACCTCAACAATAGGTCTTGCATTGTTTTTTTCGAAACGTAAATCACGATTTGTCACAATACCTTTTAGTATTTTGTTGTCATCCACAATTGGGATTCCACCAATACCATATTCTTTCATTGCGTTTTTAGCATCGGCAACGGTAGAAGTCAACGGCAAAGTAACCGGATCGATAATCATACCTGATTCGGCACGTTTTACTTTTCGAACTTTAGCAGCTTGTTGCTCGATAGTCATATTTTTGTGCAAAACACCAATACCACCTTCTTGCGCCATAGCAATTGCCATAGAACTTTCGGTGACAGTATCCATAGCAGCAGACACTATTGGAACGTTAAGTGTTATATTTCTTGAAAATTTTGATTGAATACTCACTTCGCGTGGAAGAACATTTGAGTAATTAGGAACTAATAGTACATCATCGTAAGTTAATCCTTCACCGATAATCTTAGAGTTGTGTGCGATCATTGCAATTTGTAGTTGTAGTTAAATTGCGTGCAAATATAGACAATCTTAAGCAAAAAAACCACAATTTTTAACAATAAATTGATTAAATTGCATTACAAAGGTATTCCGCCCAATTATAGCCTTTGTTGTTTCCAAGCTATAAATTTTGATTAATTTCATTTCAATGGTAGAATCAGAAGCACCTATTACAGGACTTTCAAACGATCAGGTAATAGAATCAAGGACTCTCAATGGTTCCAATTCTTTAGACCATCAGGATAAAAATAATTTTCTGACTTCCTTAATCGAGATGGTTAAGGAGCCGATGTTTTTATTACTGGTAACTGCAACAGGTATTTATTTCATTACTGGTGATTATGGAAATGGAATTTTTATGGCGCTAGCCATCCTTTTGGTTTCTGCAATTTCGCTTTATCAGGAATCTAAAAGTCGAAATGCCATTGAATCCCTAAAAAAATTATCCCAACCCAAAAGCAAAGTCATTCGCAATAGTGAGATTATAGAAATAGCAAGCGAGGAAATTGTTTTGGGTGATTTCATTCAGATTGAAGAAGGGACCTTTGTAGCGGCTGACGGAACAATTATTCAATCTAATGATTTTTCTGCAAACGAATCAATACTTACCGGAGAATCACTTGCGGTTTTCAAAAATGAAAAATCCGAAAATAATGAGGTATATCGGGGAACAATTGTTGCCAGCGGATTGGCTATTTGCGAAGTGACCGCCATTGGAAGCAAAACAAAATTGGGGAAAATAGGTAAAAGTCTGGAAACGATTGCTGAAGAAAAAACACCGTTACAAATACAGATTGGAAATTTTGTAAAGAAAATGTCTCTTGTGGGCCTAGTGATTTTTGGAATTGTTTGGGGTATTAATTATTATAATTCTAAAAACTTTTTAGATAGTTTGTTAAAAGCATTGACTCTGGCAATGAGTATTATTCCTGAAGAAATTCCAGTTGCTTTCACCACTTTTATGGCTTTAGGTGCTTGGCGATTAATGAAGATGGGAATTATTGTCAAGCAAACCAAAACGGTAGAAACGTTAGGCAGTGCCACCGTAATTTGTACCGATAAAACGGGAACTATTACCGAAAACAAAATGAGTTTAGCACAATGGTATACTTTTTCTGATGACACCTTAAATAACAATGGCAATGACAAAGGCAACAGTAATAACAATCATACACTTAATCCAATAGAACAAGAGCTTCTAAGTCTCGCCATGTGGGCAAGTGAACCCATTCCGTTTGACGGCATGGAGATTGCGCTGCACGAAACGTACGGAAATTTAAAAATTAATGATGAACGGCGAAATTTCAAATTAGTACATGAGTACCCACTGGATGGAAAACCACCTATGATGACACATGTTTTTGAAAATCAAGATGGAACGCGAATCATTGCGGCCAAAGGGGCACCCGAAGCTTTAATTGCTAGTTCAAATTTATCAAAGAAGGAAACCACACAAATTTTAGAAGCAGTAGAAACGATGGCTAATAAGGGTTTTCGAGTTTTGGGTGTTGGCGTGACCGAATTTCAAGGAAATGATTACCCGAAAAAACAACAAGATTTCCCCTTTCATTTTAAGGGATTAATTGCTTTTTATGACCCACCAAAAGAGAATATTAAAACCGTCTTTGAAACATTTTATAAAGCCGGTATTCTGGTAAAAATTGTAACAGGGGACAATGCAGTTACAACATCAACCATTGCAAAACAAGTGGGTTTCAGAAACCCTGAAAAAGTTCTAAATGGCGATGAATTGATGGCAATGGACGAAGCTACTTTAAAAGAAAAAGTAATGGAAACAACTATTTTTACCCGCATGTTTCCCGAGGCCAAACTTAAAATCATAAAAGCATTAAAAGACAATAACCAAATAGTAGCCATGACCGGTGATGGTGTTAATGATGGTCCCGCTTTAAAATCAGCACACATAGGAATTGCTATGGGTAAAAAAGGGACCGAAATTGCCAAAGAAGCAGCAAATTTAATCCTGATTGATGACGATTTCTCTAAAATGACCGACGCCATCGCTATGGGAAGAAAAATTTATATCAATCTAAAAAAAGCCATTCAATATATTATTTCCATACATATTCCCATTATCCTGATTGTCTTTATTCCATTGGCACTAGGCTGGGTTTATCCTAATATTTTCTCGCCGGTTCATATTATTTTTCTCGAAATAATAATGGGTCCAACCTGTTCTATAATTTATGAAAATGAACCTATGGAACGTAATCTGATGTTGCTAGCACCAAGACCTTTTACCACTACTTTTTTCAACTTGAAAGAAATTACAATTAGTATCGTTCAAGGGCTTATGATTACTTTCGGACTATTATTTGTGTACCAATATTGCATTGCAATTAATTGTACAGAAAGTGCGACCAGAACTACTGTTTTTCTCACGCTGATATCATCTAATGTCTTTCTGACACTCGTAAATCGTTCTTTTTATTATTCTATATTTACGACCATACGTTACAAAAACAATCTGGTTTTAATGATTATTTCGTTAACCATTATCATCACGGGGTTATTATTGTTTGTTCCAATATTCGCTCATTTCTTTCAATTTGAAACGGTTTCAGCCAGCCAAATAGGTTTGAGTATTTTAGTCGGGTTTGTCTCCGTACTTTGGATTGAAATTTACAAATTATTTAAGCGTAGAAAACAGAACGAAAAGCCCGAGATAAGATAAAGGCAAGAAGATTTATTTTACTGACTAGCGTCTAAAAAGTCTATCACTCTTTATCTTTAAAAATGATATTGAGTCCAAATTGAAACGAAAGACTATTGGCTTTGGAAACATCCTTATATTCTAAAAGATTATCAGCCAGAACATAAAAATTCACAGGTCCGAATTGACTTGACAACCCCAATCCGATATTTTTATAGGAGTAAGAATCGATCGTGTAAGTTGCTTTCATTTGCAAAGAATTGAAAATTTTTCTTCTATAATACGTTGTAAAAGCCATTAATGGTGTCCGTGGAGTTGACATTAGAAACAACTGCGCACCAACGGCACTTTTATAAACAGTTTCAGGATTATAATTCAAACAGTCACAATCATCAGGGCGTTCTTCATCAAACGAATATTGAATAGATGAAATAAATTTTGCTGGACGCCAAGTGGTATATTTAGTGTACAAAGTATCTAAAGGAATAGCTGCTTTAAATTCTTGATAAACATTTCCTGCTGAATTTCCGCCCAAAAATTTTGGGTTAATACCCTCCGCATTATAATATCCTTTATAAACAAAACTTTCTACGTCCTTCGTGTGCTTTATAAAACCAATATCCGCAACACTTGCCGTAAACTGAACATTTTTCTTAGGATAATAGGTAAGTCCAGCATCAAAACCTAAGCCGAGATCACCACCAAAAAAAGTCCTATGAGCAATATCACTTGCAATATTTCCTGAATAATCACTTTTAGTATATTGCGAAATTCCAGAAGTATTGAGTTGCAAATTCGAAGAAATAACTTGTTCATAAATCCCCTTATCAGATGGAATTGTATAAATATATCCTGAATTATTAGTCGAATTCAGATTTGCAGCACTTGAATATATTTTTCCTCGAAAACCAAGGATCAAATGGTCATTTACGTTTTTATGATATCCTATATGAAGAACCGATAGCATTTCTGCCTTTACATTCAAATCCCCCAAATCAAATACTTTTCCTAAATAATCTTTATTTCCGTCCAAAGCGAGTATGGCTAAATCTTTAGGCATATAGCTCAAGAAATCAAATTCCTGATACATTCCAAAAGAAATGTAAGAATCGTATTGATCTTCGTCCCTTTTGATCCTGAAACCGCCGTTAAACAGTTCTACTTGTTCGTTTATTGCTGCTTTATCTTTTCTTGTGGTAGAAAACACGACATCACGCAATTTTTCATTAAAATCCACTCCGTTATTAGCAAATAAATCATAGGCAGAAAAACCACTTGAACCTACATTTGCCGAAATTCCAGATAATAATGGAATTCCAAAGTAGAATTTATATTTAACATCAGATCCGGGGTTAGTCAACAAAGACTGAGGAACTGCCGTAAAATTATATAAAAGTTGTTTGTTTTGGGAAATACTGTTAACCGAAACCAATAGAATAAAAAGCAATATTATTTTTCTCATTGTATAACTAAATAAGCGGTAACACTTGAACGTAATTTAATACTTCCCGAACTGTTTTCAGTTAATATTGGGCCTGGTAGCATTCTCAGAACGAAAGACATTTTAGTGGTACTTTTTAATAAATTAAGTTTTGTGTTTTGAAAAATTTCGGTTTTTGTTACAACATTAGTTCCCCCAGTATAAGCAGGAATAAAAAAGTTCATAGAATAAAGAGGTTGATTGTTTTTATCAATTAAAACGATATCCAAAACA harbors:
- a CDS encoding cation-translocating P-type ATPase, with the translated sequence MVESEAPITGLSNDQVIESRTLNGSNSLDHQDKNNFLTSLIEMVKEPMFLLLVTATGIYFITGDYGNGIFMALAILLVSAISLYQESKSRNAIESLKKLSQPKSKVIRNSEIIEIASEEIVLGDFIQIEEGTFVAADGTIIQSNDFSANESILTGESLAVFKNEKSENNEVYRGTIVASGLAICEVTAIGSKTKLGKIGKSLETIAEEKTPLQIQIGNFVKKMSLVGLVIFGIVWGINYYNSKNFLDSLLKALTLAMSIIPEEIPVAFTTFMALGAWRLMKMGIIVKQTKTVETLGSATVICTDKTGTITENKMSLAQWYTFSDDTLNNNGNDKGNSNNNHTLNPIEQELLSLAMWASEPIPFDGMEIALHETYGNLKINDERRNFKLVHEYPLDGKPPMMTHVFENQDGTRIIAAKGAPEALIASSNLSKKETTQILEAVETMANKGFRVLGVGVTEFQGNDYPKKQQDFPFHFKGLIAFYDPPKENIKTVFETFYKAGILVKIVTGDNAVTTSTIAKQVGFRNPEKVLNGDELMAMDEATLKEKVMETTIFTRMFPEAKLKIIKALKDNNQIVAMTGDGVNDGPALKSAHIGIAMGKKGTEIAKEAANLILIDDDFSKMTDAIAMGRKIYINLKKAIQYIISIHIPIILIVFIPLALGWVYPNIFSPVHIIFLEIIMGPTCSIIYENEPMERNLMLLAPRPFTTTFFNLKEITISIVQGLMITFGLLFVYQYCIAINCTESATRTTVFLTLISSNVFLTLVNRSFYYSIFTTIRYKNNLVLMIISLTIIITGLLLFVPIFAHFFQFETVSASQIGLSILVGFVSVLWIEIYKLFKRRKQNEKPEIR
- a CDS encoding DUF5723 family protein produces the protein MRKIILLFILLVSVNSISQNKQLLYNFTAVPQSLLTNPGSDVKYKFYFGIPLLSGISANVGSSGFSAYDLFANNGVDFNEKLRDVVFSTTRKDKAAINEQVELFNGGFRIKRDEDQYDSYISFGMYQEFDFLSYMPKDLAILALDGNKDYLGKVFDLGDLNVKAEMLSVLHIGYHKNVNDHLILGFRGKIYSSAANLNSTNNSGYIYTIPSDKGIYEQVISSNLQLNTSGISQYTKSDYSGNIASDIAHRTFFGGDLGLGFDAGLTYYPKKNVQFTASVADIGFIKHTKDVESFVYKGYYNAEGINPKFLGGNSAGNVYQEFKAAIPLDTLYTKYTTWRPAKFISSIQYSFDEERPDDCDCLNYNPETVYKSAVGAQLFLMSTPRTPLMAFTTYYRRKIFNSLQMKATYTIDSYSYKNIGLGLSSQFGPVNFYVLADNLLEYKDVSKANSLSFQFGLNIIFKDKE